From Camelus ferus isolate YT-003-E chromosome 18, BCGSAC_Cfer_1.0, whole genome shotgun sequence, one genomic window encodes:
- the LOC116656683 gene encoding LOW QUALITY PROTEIN: mitogen-activated protein kinase kinase kinase kinase 1-like (The sequence of the model RefSeq protein was modified relative to this genomic sequence to represent the inferred CDS: inserted 1 base in 1 codon; substituted 1 base at 1 genomic stop codon) has translation MDLADPDISNRDPRDHYDLLQRLGGGTYGEVFKARDKVTGDLVALKMVKMQPDDDVSTLQKEILILKTCRHANVVAYHGSYLWLQRLWICMEFCGVGSLQGVYQVTGPLSELQISYICREVLLGLAYLHSQKKIHQDIKGANIPINDPGEVRLADFGISAQIGATLAQRLSFIGTPYWMAPEVVAVALKGGYNELCDIWSLGITAIELAELQPPLFDVHPLRDLFIMTKSGYQPPRLKEKGKWSAAFHIFVKVTLTKSAKKRPGATKMLSHRLVSQPGLNRGLILELLDKLRNPGKGAAVGEIEDEEPELPPAIPRRIRSTHRSSSVGIPDADCCRRHMEFRKLRGMXSRPTADTARLQPLEXFKSSSPRRNLSESDEDYDDVEIPTLAEDIPPPLLPKPKFRSPSDDGPGGTVDEGQLSPGVLVRCASGPPPCTPQLWAPPATRSPHLTAHSEPSLWNPALREPDQPPLLPPKKEKMKRKGCALLVKLFNGCPLQIHSTVASTHRSTKVEHSGESQRMKVQTDH, from the exons ATGGACCTTGCAGACCCCGACATCTCTAATAGGGACCCCCGGGACCACTATGACCTGCTGCAACGGCTGGGCGGCGGCACCTATGGGGAAGTCTTCAAG GCTCGAGACAAGGTGACGGGGGACCTGGTGGCACTGAAGATGGTGAAGATGCAGCCTG ATGATGATGTTTCTACACTTCAGAAGGAAATCCTCATCTTGAAAACTTGTCGGCATGCCAACGTCGTGGCCTACCATGGGAGTTATCTCTG GCTGCAGAGGCTCTGGATCTGCATGGAATTCTGTGGGGTGGGTTCTCTCCAGGGTGTCTACCAAG TCACAGGCCCCCTGTCAGAGCTCCAGATCAGCTATATCTGCCGGGAAGTGCTCCTG ggactGGCCTATCTACACTCACAGAAGAAGATACACCAGGACATCAAG GGAGCCAACATCCCCATCAACGACCCTGGGGAGGTCAGACTGG ctgactTTGGTATATCGGCCCAGATCGGGGCCACACTGGCTCAACGCCTCTCTTTCATTGGGACACCCTACTG GATGGCTCCAGAAGTGGTGGCCGTGGCCTTGAAGGGGGGATACAATGAGCTGTGTGACATCTGGTCCCTGGGCATCACAGCCATTGAATTAGCCGAGCTACAGCCACCCCTCTTTGACGTTCACCCTCTCAG AGATCTCTTCATCATGACCAAGAGTGGCTATCAGCCTCCTCGgctaaaggaaaaaggcaaatg GTCGGCTGCCTTCCACATCTTCGTCAAAGTCACCCTCACCAAGAGCGCCAAGAAACGACCTGGCGCCACCAAGATGCTCAGT caccgACTGGTGTCCCAGCCCGGGCTAAACAGAGGCCTGATCCTAGAGCTTCTTGACAAACTGAGGaacccagggaagggggcagctgTTGGCGAGATTgaagatgaggagcctgag CTACCCCCCGCCATCCCTCGGCGGATCCGATCCACCCATCGATCCAGCTCTGTGGGGATCCCAGATGCGGACTGCTGTC gGCGGCACATGGagttcaggaagctcagaggcaTGTAGTCCAGACCCACAGCTGACACG GCTCGCTTACAGCCCCTGG GCTTCAAGAGCAGCAGTCCTAG GAGGAACCTGTCAGAGTCCGACGAAGACTACGACGACGTGGAAAT CCCTACCCTCGCAGAAGATATACCTCCTCCTCTACTCCCCAAG CCCAAGTTCCGTTCTCCATCTGACGATGGTCCTGGGGGGACTGTGGATGAGGGGCAGCTGAGCCCAGGGGTACTGGTCCGCTGTGCCAGTGGGCCTCCCCCCTGCACCCCCCAACTTTGGGCTCCCCCAGCCACCCGAAGCCCCCACCTAACCGCTCACTCAG aACCTTCCCTCTGGAACCCAGCCCTCCGGGAGCCTGACCAGCCCCCGCTTTTGCCCcccaagaaggaaaagatgaagagaaag GGATGTGCCCTTCTTGTAAAGTTGTTCAATGGCTGCCCTCTCCAGATCCACAGCACGGTGGCCTCGACACACCGTTCCACCAAAGTTGAGCATTCAGGAGAGTCTCAGAGAATGAAAGTCCAGACAGATCATTAA
- the LOC116657637 gene encoding LOW QUALITY PROTEIN: ryanodine receptor 1-like (The sequence of the model RefSeq protein was modified relative to this genomic sequence to represent the inferred CDS: inserted 2 bases in 2 codons), with translation MASRAHLQALEQGTRGRGKPQPRLLASFPFPPVFPFPVLEESAAAGSAAAGSAASPRVWEATESWRCLSRYNPENLATLERYVETQAKENAYDLEANLAVLKLSFPSNYWDKFVKRKVLDKHGDICGREQIAELXGMDLSMLEITAHSERKPEPPPGLLTWLMSIGVKYQIWKFGVIFTDNSFLNLGWYMVMSLLGHYNNFFFAAHLLDIAMGVKTLRTILSSVTRWETGLVMTVGLLAVVLYLYTVVAFDFFRKLYNKSEDEDXPDMKCDDMMTCYLFHMYVGVRAGGGIGDEIEDPAGDEYELYRVVFEITFFFFVIVILLAIIQGLITDALGELRDQQQQVRDDMETKCFICGISIGSDDFDTTLHGFETHTLEEHNLAN, from the exons ATGGC ctcgcGCGCACACCTGCAGGCACTAGAACAGGGTACGCGAGGCCGGGGAAAACCTCAGCCCCGCCTCCTCGCCAGC TTTCCGTTTCCACCAGTCTTTCCTTTTCCGGTCCTCGAGGAGTCCGCGGCGGCCGGGTCTGCGGCGGCCGGGTCTGCGGCTTCACCCCGGGTGTGGGAGGCGACGGAGTCCTGGCGATGTTTGAGCAG GTATAATCCTGAGAATCTGGCCACCCTGGAGCGCTATGTGGAGACACAGGCCAAGGAGAATGCCTATGACCTGGAAGCCAACCTGGCTGTCCTAAAGCT GTCTTTCCCCAGCAACTACTGGGACAAGTTCGTCAAGCGGAAG GTCCTGGACAAGCACGGGGACATCTGTGGGCGGGAGCAGATCGCCGAGC CGGGCATGGATCTGTCCATGCTGGAGATCACAGCGCACAGTGAACGCAAGCCTGAGCCACCGCCGGGGCTGCTTACCTG GCTCATGTCCATCGGCGTCAAGTACCAGATCTGGAAGTTCGGGGTCATCTTCACCGACAAT TCTTTCCTGAACCTGGGCTGGTACATGGTGATGTCCCTCCTGGGGCACTACAACAACTTCTTTTTCGCTGCTCACCTCCTGGACATTGCCATGGGGGTCAAGACACTGCGCACCATCCTCTCCTCCGTCACCCGATGGGAAACAGGT ctggTGATGACCGTGGGCCTCCTGGCGGTGGTGCTCTACCTGTACACCGTGGTGGCCTTCGACTTCTTCCGCAAGCTCTACAACAAGAGCGAGGACGAGG AGCCTGACATGAAGTGTGACGACATGATGACG TGTTACCTGTTTCACATGTACGTGGGTGTCCGAGCAGGTGGGGGCATTGGGGACGAGATTGAGGACCCAGCAGGTGATGAATATGAGCTGTACCGGGTGGTCTTCGAAATCACCTTCTTCTTCTTTGTCATCGTCATCCTGCTGGCCATCATCCAGG gtctGATCACTGACGCTCTTGGTGAGCTCCGAGACCAACAACAGCAAGTGAGGGACGATATGGAG ACCAAGTGCTTCATCTGCGGCATCAGCATCGGCAGCGATGACTTTGATACGACACTGCATGGTTTCGAGACCCACACGCTAGAGGAGCACAACCTGGCCAAT